A genomic window from Tolypothrix sp. PCC 7910 includes:
- a CDS encoding adenylate/guanylate cyclase domain-containing protein, which produces MPYLIYAPKTPQERVHQLIVGMNTIGRSGDNTIVIGDESLSRYHAEITIAEDRITIKDLQSLNHTFVNEAKIEQYELKDGDLIYCGNVEFKFVEKLNATTVNDGNDGCEEEPIPETIIKQFSTEQGRFKIQDLLDAPGRRDSLLRLSQRGSNQRTVDKLKILLEVSKQLSSPEEPDRLLEKILDLLFEIINVDRAVILMVNETTKQLEQRVVKLRSGTSIENQFYSKNITNHVYHHGNAVVTTDACLDKRFHTSESIFVQAIRASMCIPLKPREEVIGVLYVDNLSMSDVYSDEDVEFLTALANQAAIAIDNANLYKKIEAEAVMRNKLERFFPEAVRKKLKEETTLGIVDTEVTALFADISNFTKMSSTMHPRQVIAMLNEYFEVMVEEIVFQYEGTLEKYIGDALFAIWGAPYRKADDTERAIQAAIDMQWAVMRLNQKWLQQGKQPIQIHIGLNTGKVAAGNIGSEKLIQYATIGDTTNVTSRICNVAQAGEIVISQTTFERIQALNLPLEKMPLVEVKGQDQPLQLYRLKWNLLPSKHSQIGSVVNTGVIK; this is translated from the coding sequence ATGCCATATTTAATTTACGCTCCTAAAACTCCTCAAGAAAGAGTTCATCAATTAATTGTGGGGATGAACACTATAGGTCGTAGTGGGGACAACACAATTGTAATCGGCGATGAGAGCCTATCCCGTTACCATGCAGAAATTACAATTGCGGAAGATCGCATTACTATTAAAGATTTGCAAAGCCTTAACCATACTTTCGTCAATGAGGCCAAGATTGAGCAATACGAACTCAAGGATGGAGACTTAATTTATTGCGGGAACGTAGAGTTCAAATTTGTGGAGAAACTTAACGCCACAACTGTAAATGATGGTAATGATGGTTGCGAAGAAGAGCCTATTCCGGAGACAATCATTAAACAGTTTTCTACTGAACAAGGTCGCTTCAAAATACAGGACTTGTTGGATGCTCCAGGGCGAAGAGATTCGCTTTTGAGACTGTCACAGCGCGGGAGTAATCAACGCACTGTCGATAAGTTGAAAATATTACTTGAGGTCAGTAAACAACTTTCTTCTCCTGAAGAACCCGATCGCCTTTTAGAAAAAATTCTTGATTTACTGTTCGAGATTATTAATGTAGATCGCGCAGTTATATTGATGGTCAATGAAACAACAAAGCAGCTGGAACAAAGAGTAGTAAAGTTGCGTTCAGGAACTTCTATTGAAAATCAATTTTACAGTAAGAATATCACTAATCATGTTTATCATCATGGCAATGCCGTCGTTACCACAGATGCGTGTTTAGATAAGCGCTTTCATACTTCTGAATCTATTTTTGTACAAGCTATTCGGGCCTCTATGTGCATTCCTCTCAAACCAAGAGAAGAGGTCATTGGGGTATTATATGTTGATAATTTATCGATGTCAGATGTTTACTCTGACGAAGATGTAGAGTTCTTAACTGCTTTGGCTAACCAAGCTGCGATCGCCATTGACAATGCTAATCTCTACAAGAAAATTGAAGCAGAAGCAGTGATGCGTAATAAACTAGAGCGTTTCTTTCCTGAAGCTGTGAGGAAAAAGCTAAAAGAAGAAACAACCTTAGGTATTGTTGATACAGAAGTTACAGCTCTATTTGCTGATATTAGTAATTTCACAAAAATGTCTTCAACTATGCATCCGCGTCAAGTGATTGCGATGCTAAATGAATATTTCGAGGTAATGGTAGAAGAAATTGTCTTTCAATATGAGGGTACTTTAGAAAAATATATTGGTGATGCCTTATTTGCTATTTGGGGTGCTCCTTATCGTAAGGCGGATGATACAGAGCGAGCCATACAAGCAGCAATTGATATGCAGTGGGCAGTAATGAGGTTAAATCAGAAGTGGCTGCAACAGGGTAAGCAACCAATTCAAATTCATATTGGATTGAATACCGGAAAAGTAGCCGCAGGAAATATTGGTTCAGAGAAACTGATTCAATACGCTACTATTGGCGATACCACCAATGTTACTAGTAGAATCTGCAACGTCGCCCAAGCGGGAGAAATAGTCATCTCTCAAACTACATTTGAGCGGATTCAAGCTCTAAATTTACCTTTAGAAAAAATGCCATTGGTGGAAGTTAAAGGTCAAGACCAGCCTTTACAACTCTATCGGTTGAAGTGGAATTTATTGCCATCCAAACATTCTCAAATAGGGAGTGTTGTAAATACAGGTGTAATTAAATAA